Within the Thermostichus lividus PCC 6715 genome, the region CACTCAGGGGATACACCGCAAAGCGAATGACTAAAGTCAGCGCGACAATGGCCAAGCCATAGCTAGGCACAATCCCGTAGAAAAAATCGAGGATTGGCAGCATGACATTGTTGGAAAGGAAACCGATACCAAAATCCATGGAATCCTGCAGCTATGGGTGAACAGTTAACAGAACCATATTAGGGGCTAAGAACCAATCGCGCCACTCACCTGTTTGGCAGCGGGATTCAGCTTGGTGGAAATGAAGTCGTAAATTTCCCGAAAACGTGGAATGGCACGCATTTCAAGGCGGCTGCCGTCTTTGAGGGTGACCACCATGTCTCCATAGGCACCCCAACCCCGTGGCACGGTGACTACTTTTGTGATTTCACTGTAGATAACATCGGAGCGATCGCGCCCCATCCAGCCACCAATGACGGTAATTCGCCGGTTGGTAATGCGATACCGGAGCCAGAGGGCACGAACCACTGCCCCGGCGGTGAGGGGTAAACAAATCACTGTTAACCCCAGTAACAGGTTAATTGCTAAATCCCCCCAGTGGGGGCCACCTTCGTAAAATACCTCTTCTGTAATCCCCGGCATTGCGATTACCCCTGCGTTTGCCATTAGCTGCGTTAATTCAGCGCGACAGTTGCTGTCACTGACGTTGAGGGCAGCCTGACGCA harbors:
- a CDS encoding PH domain-containing protein, which produces MPGITEEVFYEGGPHWGDLAINLLLGLTVICLPLTAGAVVRALWLRYRITNRRITVIGGWMGRDRSDVIYSEITKVVTVPRGWGAYGDMVVTLKDGSRLEMRAIPRFREIYDFISTKLNPAAKQVSGAIGS